ACCGCGAATATCTGAGGCCCGACTCCAAAAAATACAGTTTCAAGGCGTACGGAAACGATTCGGATATCGTGCTTCTCCTGCTGAAATCCGATGAAGAGCTTCTTGTGGATATGAATGGGGAGATTCACGATCCCGTTGAATTTGATATCGTTGACTGCGATCTTGACGGAACGCCCGATAAGATTGGTCAATGGAAAGCTATGGAGGCGTCAAAAATCGTTTCAAAGATCTCTCTATTGCAGAAATTAAGAATACCCTATGGCAATGGGTGGCTGAGGCTAAGTACCCTGCGCGAGTTCAGACAGTACGAGCATCAATACGTATACGACGAAGCGACTGACACGCTGACCGATCTCAAAACCGGGAAGACTTACAGACCCGAAAAGGCCCGATTCATCTCTAGCGACGGTGAGGTCCTGGATCCTGGCTGGACGGAATATGTCGGTCTTCAAAACTATCTAAGAATAATAAACACCGAAAAATACAGGAAGCCTTTCTTCGGGGTTTTCATTTGGACCATCGAATGGTCGCTTTTTACGGTTCTTATCAGCTTTGCCATCGGTCTGTTTCTGGCCATTATGCTGAATGACAGTAAACTCAGGTTTAGAAAACTCTACAGATCTCTTCTGATCGTTCCGTACGCGATGCCGTCATTCATCTCTCTGTTGGTCTGGCGGTACGGCTTTTACAGCGGCGAGTTCGGCTTTTTCAACAGGATGCTCAAAAACCTTGCCGGTATATCCATACCCTGGCTGGACACGGTCTTCTGGGCGAGGTTCTCGGTGCTGCTCACCAATATCTGGCTTACATTTCCCTACATGATGCTGGTTTCATTAGGGGCTTTACAGGCAATTCCGCCCCATCTTCTTGAAGCCGCGAAGATCGACGGCGCCGGAAGCTGGCAAAAGTTCAGGAAGGTGACCTTTCCGCTGGTGATCGTGACGCTGGCTCCGCTTCTAATAGGTTCATTTGCGACGACTTTCAACAATTTCACCGTGATCTGGTTACTAACCGAGGGCCGTCCGGTTACGGGAATCGGAGATGTAGCCGGCGCAACGGATATCCTTATCTCTTACGCCTATAAACTGGCCTTCTCGGGAAGAGAGGGAAGCGAAATGGCCCTCTCGGCCGCGGTATCTGTGGTGATCTTCGCGATCGTGGTTACTATATCGATTATCAGTTTTAGAAGAACCAGAGTGCTTGAGGATGTTTCCAATGAGATATAAAATGACCGCCAGATATGTTGGTAGGATAATTCGACACGGGGTAATCTGGGTTGCGATCGTGTTTGCAGTCTTACCGGCGCTTTTCATAATAGGAACCTCTTTCAATCCGGCCAATTCGATCAACTCGACGGGAATATTCCCGGCCAAACCGACGCTCGATAATTACACAAGCCTTCTCTTTGGAGCCAACAGAGTGTTTACGATGTGGATGTGGAACACCCTGAAAATCTGTTTCGTGACCTCGTCTATAAGCGTATTTCTGTGCGCACTGGGTGCGTACGCCTTTTCCCGGTTCAGCTTTCGTGGAAGGAGAGCGGGATTGTTGATGATTCTCCTGGTTCAAATGTTTCCACAGACACTGGGAATGACGGCGATCTTCCTGATTATGGCGTGGT
This portion of the Mesotoga infera genome encodes:
- a CDS encoding ABC transporter permease subunit, producing the protein MEKVMERRLLRFLVKITLISLFNALAIFACVFFAISGDLYLSTAGVVMLVAVNSIAFKKKSYPLKYLLPGLFFLTAMVVIPIFYNVYLSLTNYSTGHVIGKNDAINLFLNREYLRPDSKKYSFKAYGNDSDIVLLLLKSDEELLVDMNGEIHDPVEFDIVDCDLDGTPDKIGQWKAMEASKIVSKISLLQKLRIPYGNGWLRLSTLREFRQYEHQYVYDEATDTLTDLKTGKTYRPEKARFISSDGEVLDPGWTEYVGLQNYLRIINTEKYRKPFFGVFIWTIEWSLFTVLISFAIGLFLAIMLNDSKLRFRKLYRSLLIVPYAMPSFISLLVWRYGFYSGEFGFFNRMLKNLAGISIPWLDTVFWARFSVLLTNIWLTFPYMMLVSLGALQAIPPHLLEAAKIDGAGSWQKFRKVTFPLVIVTLAPLLIGSFATTFNNFTVIWLLTEGRPVTGIGDVAGATDILISYAYKLAFSGREGSEMALSAAVSVVIFAIVVTISIISFRRTRVLEDVSNEI